One stretch of Methyloversatilis sp. RAC08 DNA includes these proteins:
- a CDS encoding VWA domain-containing protein → MSADPQRLFAAREARLAALEALPRTLWLSGLTHAQGILEPRLAALVALRDALIDGRVPASDAWGWPSPDIVAALCDTFRTLDLAAYCSARRELTDTVLLSLLFHLDFIDDYRDRGATAARAIRMAVEAFESDWQDRRGQMDELIDVFGKLPDDGKNARWDLIPGLLRSEGWREVVRIRRLLERLPELARCIRRLGRAQPADEIDAAQRDPVTVLEDAIARRTESRSVRVPDMPGETRGIHRADRIARMLPAEAVLLGHPVLRLVWHARRAERTLLCYEDDDRLHEVHQLDAPVLQARPDLQADRRLEMGPLLVCVDTSGSMQGGAGQVAKAVVLEAVRTAHDQGRACHVFAFGGPDEVVELDVAVDASGIERLIHFLGQGFRGGTDICGPLDRALARLEQQAWQRADLLIASDGEFGATPELVARLDAAKAALGLRAQGVLIGDRETIGLLEVADDIHPVRDWRRYGDDAHAHGSGDSPLHTHRLTALYFPGALRTPENRDATVSGEAASSAVRAGLRRDQVQPGSIQKPDPADTP, encoded by the coding sequence GTGAGCGCAGATCCGCAGCGTCTGTTCGCGGCACGCGAGGCGCGTCTGGCGGCGCTTGAAGCGCTGCCGCGCACGCTGTGGCTGTCCGGCCTGACGCATGCGCAGGGCATTCTGGAGCCGCGACTGGCCGCACTGGTCGCGCTGCGCGACGCACTGATCGATGGCCGTGTGCCGGCGTCCGATGCCTGGGGCTGGCCGTCACCCGACATCGTCGCGGCGTTGTGCGACACCTTCCGTACGCTCGATCTCGCCGCGTACTGCAGCGCGCGTCGGGAACTGACCGACACCGTCTTGCTGAGCCTGCTGTTCCATCTCGATTTCATCGACGACTATCGCGATCGTGGCGCCACGGCGGCGCGCGCCATCCGGATGGCCGTCGAGGCCTTCGAGTCCGACTGGCAGGACCGGCGCGGTCAGATGGACGAACTGATCGATGTCTTCGGCAAGCTGCCGGACGATGGCAAGAACGCGCGCTGGGACCTCATTCCCGGTCTGCTGCGCAGCGAGGGCTGGCGCGAGGTGGTGCGCATCCGCCGGCTGCTTGAACGACTGCCTGAACTGGCGCGATGCATCCGCCGGCTCGGGCGTGCCCAACCGGCGGACGAGATCGATGCCGCGCAGCGTGACCCGGTGACGGTGCTGGAGGACGCCATCGCACGTCGCACGGAATCGCGCAGCGTGCGCGTGCCCGACATGCCGGGCGAGACGCGCGGCATTCATCGCGCCGATCGCATTGCCCGCATGCTGCCCGCCGAAGCCGTGCTGCTCGGTCACCCGGTGCTGCGCCTCGTGTGGCACGCGCGCCGCGCCGAGCGCACGCTGCTCTGTTACGAAGACGACGACCGGCTGCACGAGGTGCATCAGCTCGATGCGCCGGTGCTGCAGGCGCGCCCCGACCTGCAAGCCGATCGCCGGCTCGAAATGGGCCCGCTGCTGGTGTGTGTCGATACGTCCGGTTCGATGCAGGGTGGCGCCGGTCAGGTCGCCAAGGCAGTGGTGCTCGAAGCGGTGCGCACCGCGCATGACCAGGGTCGCGCCTGCCACGTGTTCGCCTTCGGCGGTCCGGACGAGGTAGTGGAACTGGACGTCGCCGTCGATGCGTCGGGCATCGAGCGGCTGATCCATTTTCTCGGCCAGGGCTTTCGCGGTGGCACCGACATCTGCGGCCCGCTCGACCGCGCCCTCGCGCGGCTGGAACAGCAGGCCTGGCAACGGGCCGACCTGCTGATCGCGTCCGACGGCGAATTCGGCGCCACGCCCGAACTGGTCGCGCGGCTCGACGCAGCCAAGGCGGCGCTCGGCCTGCGCGCGCAGGGCGTGCTGATCGGCGACCGCGAAACCATCGGCTTGCTCGAAGTGGCGGACGACATCCATCCGGTGCGCGACTGGCGTCGCTACGGCGACGATGCCCACGCCCACGGCAGCGGCGACTCGCCGCTGCACACCCACCGCCTCACCGCACTGTATTTCCCGGGCGCCTTGCGCACGCCGGAAAACCGCGACGCCACGGTCAGCGGCGAAGCGGCCTCGTCCGCGGTACGCGCCGGGCTGCGCCGCGATCAGGTGCAGCCCGGATCCATCCAGAAACCCGACCCGGCCGACACACCATGA
- a CDS encoding AAA family ATPase: MNPLIPPSLSDRLRALAGQLECGLVERRVVVRRCLLTALAGEHTLLIGPPGTAKSELARRLRSAFRDARYFERLLTRFTVPEELFGPLSIRALEEDRYERHTAGFLPDASIAFIDEVFKANSAILNALLTLLNEREFDNGAGRQRCPLVSVIGATNDVPEDEVGEAFFDRFLTRLPVAPVSADGFAALLDTGCADPWSLADDALALADADLAALAAAARQVALPAGVVAVLSALRTHLAAQGGYVSDRRWVKTLWLLRVAAASERRTAVGAWDLLLLPACVAPDAARQGAVADWLTHHLGVREACAPARLTRVVQAFEAQLEAERKANDLDYDDAGRLRFSASDISAGMTSDFATDLAEKIGDAKGGAGALRMSYSRQRRYGPAHIGARTAQIDDLLVRIAGYQTELDAERASLADCRRTTLWLDDAELAQVERHLAATASALADLAVRARDAQRGFENLPRLPADVATAVGDAVPEPVLHEPLM, translated from the coding sequence ATGAATCCTCTGATACCCCCGTCGCTGTCCGATCGTCTGCGTGCGCTGGCCGGGCAACTCGAATGCGGGCTGGTCGAACGCCGTGTCGTCGTTCGCCGCTGCCTGCTGACCGCGCTGGCCGGCGAGCACACCTTGCTGATCGGCCCGCCCGGTACGGCCAAGAGCGAACTGGCGCGCCGCCTGCGCAGTGCCTTCCGCGATGCGCGCTATTTCGAGCGCCTGCTGACCCGCTTCACCGTGCCCGAAGAGCTGTTCGGTCCGTTGTCGATCCGCGCGCTGGAAGAGGATCGCTACGAGCGGCACACCGCCGGTTTCCTGCCCGACGCGTCAATCGCCTTCATCGACGAGGTGTTCAAGGCGAACAGCGCCATCCTGAATGCCCTGCTGACTTTGCTCAACGAACGCGAATTCGACAACGGCGCCGGCCGCCAGCGCTGTCCGCTGGTCAGCGTGATCGGCGCCACCAACGATGTGCCCGAAGACGAGGTGGGCGAAGCCTTCTTCGACCGCTTCCTGACCCGCCTGCCGGTCGCGCCGGTCAGTGCCGACGGGTTTGCCGCGCTGCTCGACACCGGTTGCGCCGACCCCTGGTCGCTGGCGGATGACGCGCTGGCGCTGGCTGACGCAGACCTCGCCGCACTCGCGGCCGCTGCGCGCCAGGTGGCGCTGCCGGCCGGGGTCGTGGCGGTGCTGTCGGCACTGCGCACGCATCTCGCGGCGCAAGGCGGCTACGTGTCCGACCGGCGCTGGGTCAAGACGCTGTGGTTGCTGCGCGTGGCCGCTGCGAGCGAAAGGCGCACTGCCGTCGGCGCGTGGGACCTGCTGCTGCTGCCCGCCTGCGTCGCCCCGGATGCCGCGCGCCAGGGTGCCGTCGCCGACTGGCTGACCCACCACCTCGGCGTGCGCGAGGCCTGCGCACCGGCCCGCCTCACGCGCGTCGTGCAGGCTTTCGAAGCGCAGCTTGAAGCCGAACGGAAAGCCAATGATCTTGACTACGACGACGCCGGCCGGCTGCGTTTTTCCGCATCGGACATATCGGCCGGAATGACCAGCGATTTCGCGACCGACCTGGCGGAAAAGATCGGCGACGCCAAGGGCGGGGCCGGAGCGTTGCGCATGAGCTACAGCCGGCAGCGTCGTTACGGCCCTGCGCACATCGGTGCGCGGACCGCGCAGATCGATGACCTGCTCGTCCGCATCGCCGGCTATCAGACAGAACTGGACGCCGAACGCGCCAGTCTGGCCGACTGCCGGCGCACCACGCTCTGGCTGGACGACGCGGAACTGGCGCAGGTCGAGCGCCATCTCGCGGCGACCGCGTCCGCCCTCGCCGATCTCGCCGTCCGCGCCCGCGATGCCCAGCGCGGCTTCGAAAACCTGCCGCGCCTGCCGGCCGATGTCGCGACCGCGGTCGGCGACGCGGTACCGGAGCCGGTGCTGCACGAGCCGCTGATGTGA
- a CDS encoding Rossmann-like domain-containing protein → MSFATDYLAQIETIAARMSLPRVRALHLPLARPDEPCRDGASGHARGEFCALELDDGSIGLSYVLLDDTLERLRNGPGLTDLKGADALALARRYVSGQGVDRTLGFVCANAITRCLYDRAGYRPDGSSDSIGRMDPQPDEAIGMIGLFGPLVERIVAAGARLTVIELDERAVGEREGWRVTTDATALESCGKVLSTSTLLLNDTLDRMLAHCHAARWFAMVGPSAGCLPDALFARGVTLLGGSWVEDSAAFIEGLTSGDKDNRKGRKATSKFALTADAYPGFDALLERAAG, encoded by the coding sequence ATGAGCTTCGCCACCGATTACCTCGCACAGATCGAAACCATCGCGGCTCGCATGTCGTTGCCGCGCGTGCGCGCGCTGCACCTGCCGCTGGCGCGTCCCGACGAACCGTGTCGCGATGGTGCAAGTGGTCATGCTCGTGGCGAGTTCTGCGCGCTCGAACTGGACGACGGCAGCATCGGCTTGTCGTATGTACTGCTCGACGATACGCTGGAGCGCCTGCGCAACGGCCCCGGCCTCACCGACCTGAAAGGCGCCGACGCACTCGCGCTGGCGCGTCGCTACGTGAGCGGGCAGGGCGTGGACCGCACCCTGGGCTTCGTCTGCGCCAACGCCATCACCCGCTGCCTGTACGACCGCGCCGGCTACCGGCCGGACGGCAGCAGCGATTCCATCGGCCGGATGGATCCGCAGCCGGATGAAGCCATCGGCATGATCGGCCTGTTCGGCCCGCTGGTGGAGCGCATCGTCGCCGCCGGCGCCCGGCTCACCGTGATCGAACTGGACGAGCGCGCCGTCGGCGAGCGCGAAGGCTGGCGCGTCACCACCGACGCCACAGCGCTGGAATCCTGCGGCAAGGTGCTGTCCACCAGCACGCTGCTGCTCAACGACACGCTCGACCGCATGCTCGCCCACTGCCACGCCGCCCGCTGGTTCGCCATGGTCGGCCCCAGCGCCGGCTGCCTGCCCGACGCCCTCTTCGCGCGCGGTGTCACCCTGCTCGGCGGCAGCTGGGTCGAGGATAGTGCGGCCTTCATCGAAGGGCTCACATCGGGTGACAAGGACAACCGGAAGGGGCGCAAGGCGACCAGCAAGTTCGCGCTGACGGCCGATGCCTATCCGGGGTTTGACGCGTTGCTGGAGCGGGCAGCGGGCTGA
- a CDS encoding 5-formyltetrahydrofolate cyclo-ligase, which translates to MDAQTDLPAWRRTERQRLIAAREGLSAEQRAARNGVITALLEHGFPVLRRLIIGFCWPYRGEFDARFVIRTLRSAGARAALPDVVARATPLVFREWWPGVAMTKRVFDLPVPDGTAIVQPQALLIPLVGFDACGYRLGYGGGYFDRTLAAQATQPLRIGVGFESSRMPTIHPQPHDVAMDFIVTEAGIHVVTAGGLQRIDASESARCAQALIEERFPC; encoded by the coding sequence GTGGATGCACAGACCGATCTGCCGGCCTGGCGGCGCACCGAAAGGCAGCGACTGATCGCCGCACGCGAAGGCTTGTCGGCCGAGCAGCGTGCCGCGCGCAATGGGGTGATCACCGCCTTGCTGGAACACGGATTCCCGGTGCTGCGCCGGCTGATCATCGGCTTCTGCTGGCCTTACCGCGGCGAATTCGATGCGCGCTTCGTGATCCGTACGCTGCGCAGCGCCGGCGCACGCGCTGCACTGCCCGACGTGGTGGCGCGCGCCACGCCGCTGGTGTTCCGCGAATGGTGGCCCGGCGTGGCCATGACGAAGCGGGTGTTCGACCTGCCGGTGCCGGACGGCACGGCTATCGTGCAGCCGCAGGCGCTGCTGATTCCGCTGGTCGGGTTCGACGCATGCGGCTACCGGCTCGGCTACGGCGGCGGATACTTCGACCGCACGCTGGCGGCGCAGGCCACTCAGCCACTCAGGATCGGTGTCGGCTTCGAGTCGTCGCGCATGCCGACCATCCATCCGCAGCCGCACGATGTGGCAATGGATTTCATCGTCACCGAAGCCGGCATTCATGTCGTCACGGCCGGCGGATTGCAGCGCATCGACGCGAGCGAAAGTGCGCGTTGTGCGCAGGCCCTCATCGAAGAACGTTTTCCCTGCTGA
- a CDS encoding SirB2 family protein, which yields MDLIDTYPLTRQAHIGLVIASGTLFALRGVGVLSGARWSMQRSVRIASQIIDSGLLIAAMLLLAMLQLNPFVVPWLATKLALLVVYIVLGSLALKRARSARARLACFIAALLTFAFMLGVARAHHPLGLLHGVS from the coding sequence ATGGACCTGATCGATACCTATCCACTGACGCGACAGGCCCATATCGGACTGGTCATCGCCAGCGGAACGCTGTTCGCGCTGCGTGGTGTCGGCGTGCTGTCGGGCGCACGCTGGAGCATGCAGCGCAGCGTGCGCATCGCGAGCCAGATCATCGATTCCGGTCTGTTGATCGCCGCGATGTTGCTGCTCGCCATGCTGCAGCTGAATCCGTTCGTCGTGCCCTGGCTGGCGACCAAGCTCGCATTGCTGGTGGTCTACATCGTGCTGGGCAGCCTTGCGCTGAAGCGCGCGCGCAGCGCGCGGGCGCGCCTCGCGTGCTTCATCGCTGCGCTGCTGACCTTCGCCTTCATGCTGGGCGTGGCGCGCGCGCACCATCCGCTCGGGCTGCTGCACGGGGTATCGTGA
- a CDS encoding BPTD_3080 family restriction endonuclease encodes MSSADNNPILNSPYDEPARHYATDNGGNLNYRDVRKGRRLFVPDVPQVPLGQQPQGSMFDLNDFQAEYGTHLVNRLRDEVRRWRQSGYQGTTSRVTRDLLDFWFCNPERQAHQSLFFAQREAVETAIWLNEQAALCNAGNRTLKELRDVHVDQSDGLHRIAFKMATGSGKTVVMACLVLYHFLNRREYRNDTRFADYFLVLAPGITIRDRLSVLFPDAGDLRPHEAHDYYRARHLVPPAYEGALHELAHRLVVTNYHDFLPRVLSGNKRAPTDGKIGLDGSKTEAREDAALVVRRVLKGFKAGRRILVINDEAHHCYLPRARGKDTELDNSETENARAAVWFSGVRAVAQRFKLQAVYDLSATPYYLSGSGYTAYSLFPWVVSDFGLIEAIEAGLVKIPYLPVEDSSHAIDEPVLRNLYENCRDQLPKKGARGQRKAEKGKAGEPAAPGVGEAEPNLPPLVRSALEQFYRHYADYDEGLRKKGEQRVDLFSEPPVFIVVCSNTQVSREVFKHIAGYETVDDSGEPYVVPGRLDLFSNFDPVTRLPRSRPPTLLIDSDALEHSGQIDDSFRKIFAPEIERFKRDYRLRHPERSVELLTDGDLLREVVNTVGKPDALGSHIRCVVSVSMLTEGWDANTVTHVMGLRAFGSQLLCEQVAGRALRRRQYFIDPKTGKFPPEYAHIIGVPFKLYQGGDAAYAEPPEYATLRALPERGELEIRFPNLIGYRVETEPARLRADFSAVPKFGIDTTKLPVQSILGTAVSGDQQALELRVDELRDQQVVFDLVRIFMRGMADDAPGRADLRVFSAVRAIVQHWYDEVLTVIGEADAKWKRLVIHENPVAIVESINRGIIAHAAERERVLPLLNHYNPTGSTANVFGHTAKPTYPGRKSHVNLVVADTDLWEQVAAKHLDRIKEVESYVKNAFLGFVIPYVQDGKEHKYLPDYIVRLRTPKLRRANLILEITGFNKDKAIKRWYVRERWLPAVNNARVKLGLPPWYFEEVEDIDNLKPQLEAAIRRIVAEVDAAPDSVGEALDLLARLPADFYVEGREDRPVFEQREPFE; translated from the coding sequence ATGAGCAGCGCCGATAACAATCCCATCCTGAACTCGCCCTACGACGAGCCAGCCCGACATTACGCGACCGACAACGGCGGCAACCTGAATTACCGGGATGTCCGCAAGGGAAGGCGCCTGTTCGTGCCCGATGTACCGCAGGTGCCGCTTGGGCAGCAGCCGCAGGGCAGCATGTTCGACCTGAATGATTTCCAGGCTGAGTACGGAACGCATCTGGTCAATCGGCTGAGAGACGAGGTACGCCGCTGGCGCCAGTCCGGCTATCAAGGTACGACCAGCCGCGTGACCCGCGACCTGCTCGATTTCTGGTTTTGCAACCCGGAACGTCAAGCTCACCAGAGCCTGTTCTTTGCCCAGCGCGAAGCGGTCGAAACCGCCATCTGGCTCAACGAGCAGGCTGCGCTGTGCAATGCGGGCAACCGCACGCTGAAGGAGTTGCGCGATGTGCACGTCGATCAATCCGACGGCCTTCACCGCATCGCATTCAAGATGGCGACCGGCAGCGGCAAGACCGTGGTCATGGCCTGCCTCGTGCTGTATCACTTCCTGAATCGGCGCGAGTATCGCAACGACACCCGCTTTGCCGACTACTTTCTGGTGCTGGCACCGGGTATCACCATCCGTGACCGGCTGTCGGTGCTGTTTCCCGACGCTGGCGATCTGCGCCCTCACGAAGCGCACGACTACTACCGTGCCCGTCATCTGGTGCCGCCCGCTTACGAGGGCGCGTTGCACGAACTCGCTCACCGGCTGGTCGTGACCAACTATCACGACTTCCTGCCGCGGGTGCTGTCCGGTAACAAGCGCGCACCCACCGACGGCAAGATCGGTCTGGACGGCAGCAAGACCGAAGCACGCGAGGACGCGGCGCTGGTGGTGCGCCGTGTACTCAAGGGCTTCAAGGCCGGGCGGCGCATTCTCGTCATCAATGACGAGGCGCATCATTGCTATCTGCCGCGCGCCAGGGGCAAGGACACCGAACTGGACAATTCGGAAACCGAAAACGCGCGTGCCGCCGTGTGGTTCTCGGGTGTGCGCGCCGTGGCGCAGCGATTCAAACTTCAGGCGGTCTATGACCTTTCGGCCACGCCCTATTACCTGTCGGGCTCCGGCTACACCGCGTATTCGCTGTTCCCCTGGGTGGTCAGCGACTTTGGCCTGATCGAAGCCATCGAGGCGGGTCTGGTCAAGATTCCCTACCTGCCGGTCGAAGACAGCAGTCACGCCATCGACGAACCGGTGCTGCGCAATCTTTACGAGAACTGCCGCGACCAGTTGCCGAAGAAGGGCGCGCGCGGGCAGCGCAAGGCGGAGAAGGGCAAGGCGGGCGAACCTGCTGCACCGGGGGTCGGCGAAGCCGAACCGAATCTGCCGCCGCTCGTGCGCTCGGCGCTGGAGCAGTTCTATCGCCACTACGCCGACTACGACGAAGGGCTGAGAAAGAAGGGCGAGCAGCGCGTCGACCTGTTCTCGGAACCGCCCGTGTTCATCGTCGTCTGCAGCAACACCCAGGTGTCGCGCGAAGTGTTCAAGCACATCGCCGGTTATGAAACCGTGGATGACAGCGGTGAGCCCTATGTCGTACCGGGCCGCCTCGATCTGTTCTCCAATTTCGATCCGGTCACCCGCCTGCCGCGCAGCCGTCCGCCAACGTTGCTCATCGACAGCGACGCGCTGGAACATTCCGGCCAGATCGACGACAGCTTCCGCAAGATATTCGCGCCCGAGATCGAGCGCTTCAAGCGCGACTACCGGCTGCGTCATCCGGAGCGCAGCGTCGAGCTGCTGACCGACGGCGACCTGCTGCGCGAGGTCGTGAACACCGTCGGCAAGCCGGATGCGCTTGGCAGCCACATCCGTTGCGTGGTCAGCGTATCCATGCTCACCGAAGGCTGGGACGCCAACACCGTCACCCATGTCATGGGGTTGCGCGCCTTCGGTTCGCAACTGCTGTGCGAACAGGTGGCCGGGCGCGCGCTGCGCAGGCGCCAGTACTTCATCGATCCGAAGACCGGAAAGTTTCCGCCGGAGTACGCCCACATCATCGGTGTGCCGTTCAAGCTCTACCAGGGCGGCGATGCCGCCTATGCCGAACCGCCCGAATACGCCACGTTGCGCGCGCTGCCCGAGCGCGGCGAACTGGAAATTCGTTTTCCCAACCTGATCGGCTATCGCGTCGAGACCGAACCGGCAAGGCTTCGCGCCGATTTTTCCGCAGTGCCGAAGTTCGGCATCGACACCACGAAACTGCCGGTGCAGAGCATCCTGGGTACCGCGGTCTCCGGCGACCAGCAGGCACTCGAACTGCGGGTAGACGAACTGCGCGACCAGCAGGTGGTGTTCGACCTCGTCCGCATCTTCATGCGCGGCATGGCCGACGATGCGCCCGGTCGCGCCGACCTGCGCGTGTTCAGTGCGGTGCGTGCCATCGTGCAGCATTGGTACGACGAGGTGCTCACCGTCATCGGCGAGGCGGATGCGAAGTGGAAACGTCTGGTCATCCACGAAAACCCGGTTGCCATCGTCGAGAGCATCAACCGCGGCATCATTGCCCATGCAGCCGAACGCGAGCGCGTGCTGCCGCTGCTCAACCACTACAACCCGACCGGCAGCACGGCCAACGTATTCGGCCACACCGCGAAGCCCACCTATCCGGGGCGCAAGAGCCACGTCAATCTGGTGGTGGCCGACACCGACCTGTGGGAACAGGTGGCGGCCAAGCATCTCGACCGCATCAAGGAAGTCGAGAGCTACGTCAAGAACGCCTTTCTCGGCTTCGTCATTCCTTATGTGCAGGATGGCAAGGAACACAAATACCTGCCCGACTACATCGTGCGGCTGCGCACGCCCAAGTTGCGGCGGGCGAACCTCATTCTCGAAATCACCGGCTTCAACAAGGACAAGGCGATCAAGCGCTGGTATGTGCGCGAGCGCTGGCTGCCCGCGGTGAACAACGCCCGCGTCAAGCTCGGTCTGCCCCCGTGGTATTTCGAGGAGGTCGAGGACATCGATAACCTCAAGCCCCAGCTTGAAGCCGCCATCCGCCGCATCGTTGCGGAAGTCGATGCGGCACCGGACAGCGTGGGCGAGGCGCTCGATCTGCTCGCCCGCCTGCCGGCCGATTTCTATGTCGAGGGCCGCGAGGACAGGCCCGTCTTTGAACAGCGAGAGC